A DNA window from Porphyromonas gingivalis ATCC 33277 contains the following coding sequences:
- a CDS encoding TrkH family potassium uptake protein produces MLQHINFKFVLKVVGSLCLSEILFLLICLGISVYYKGSDLLPFVYTIGVMAAVGSCFYLLGRRARMNNASRREGMLTVTLTWLILSLVGMLPFVFGGYTPSVTDAFFETMSGFTTTGATIFPEVESLPRGILFWRSIMQWQGGVGIVVFTVGLLPMLGAGSAVSQIYNAETTGIIHDRFLPRIRQVARRLCGVYILGTAVLILLLWLGPMGLFDAICHAFTCISTGGYSTRNGSIAEFQSSYIEYVTSFFMFYGSLSITLQYFLLVGKPGKLIRDEEMRTFVVLTLCAVLITTLWLLYRGEYPSLEENFRHALFQTYSIISTTGYTTADYFSWGPFFWSIAIVMMIVCGCAGSTTGGIKISRLVVLMKNLRNEFKKRTHPNLMVPVRINGIIITGQLVSQVLAFAFLYFLLIFCSIILLTLDGMDFVAAVGSAVSAMGNVGPGFGDYFSDFSQAGDFSKWILSFLMLTGRLEVFTVISILHPAFWRR; encoded by the coding sequence ATGTTGCAGCACATCAATTTCAAATTCGTTCTCAAGGTGGTAGGCTCTCTATGCCTGTCCGAGATTCTCTTTCTGTTGATTTGTCTGGGTATATCCGTCTACTACAAGGGGAGCGATCTGTTGCCTTTTGTTTACACTATAGGAGTGATGGCCGCAGTAGGCTCCTGTTTCTACCTGCTGGGACGCCGTGCTCGTATGAACAACGCAAGTCGGCGCGAAGGGATGCTTACTGTCACGCTGACGTGGCTGATCCTATCGCTTGTCGGCATGCTTCCTTTTGTCTTCGGCGGATATACTCCCTCCGTGACGGATGCTTTCTTCGAGACCATGTCCGGCTTCACGACCACAGGAGCCACGATATTCCCCGAGGTGGAGTCTTTGCCCCGAGGCATTCTTTTCTGGCGTAGCATTATGCAGTGGCAGGGCGGTGTCGGTATCGTGGTCTTTACGGTAGGGCTGCTCCCTATGCTCGGTGCAGGGAGTGCCGTTTCGCAAATATACAATGCGGAAACTACGGGCATCATCCACGATCGTTTTCTGCCGCGTATCCGTCAGGTGGCACGCCGGCTCTGCGGTGTCTATATTCTCGGAACTGCTGTGCTGATACTGCTTTTGTGGTTGGGCCCGATGGGACTGTTCGATGCCATTTGCCACGCTTTCACTTGTATTTCCACGGGAGGCTACTCCACGCGCAACGGCAGTATCGCGGAGTTTCAGTCCTCATACATCGAATATGTCACCTCGTTTTTCATGTTCTACGGCAGTCTCAGCATCACGCTTCAGTACTTTCTGCTGGTAGGAAAACCGGGAAAACTGATTCGTGATGAGGAAATGCGCACCTTTGTCGTCCTGACCCTCTGTGCCGTTTTGATCACTACGCTATGGCTTTTGTATCGGGGGGAATATCCGAGCTTGGAGGAAAATTTCCGTCATGCTCTCTTTCAAACCTATTCGATCATCAGTACCACCGGCTATACCACGGCCGATTACTTCTCGTGGGGGCCTTTCTTCTGGAGTATAGCTATCGTGATGATGATTGTCTGCGGCTGTGCCGGATCGACGACGGGAGGAATCAAAATCAGTCGCCTCGTCGTCCTGATGAAAAACTTGCGTAACGAATTTAAGAAGCGTACCCACCCCAATTTGATGGTACCTGTACGAATCAATGGGATTATCATCACAGGACAATTGGTCAGTCAGGTACTCGCCTTTGCTTTTCTCTATTTCCTGCTGATTTTCTGCAGCATCATCCTCCTCACGCTTGACGGTATGGACTTCGTTGCCGCAGTCGGTTCGGCCGTATCGGCCATGGGCAACGTCGGTCCCGGATTCGGCGACTACTTCAGCGACTTCAGTCAGGCCGGCGACTTCTCCAAGTGGATCCTTTCTTTCCTGATGCTCACCGGGCGTCTGGAAGTTTTCACAGTTATTTCCATTCTCCATCCTGCTTTCTGGCGCAGATAG
- a CDS encoding glycosyltransferase family 2 protein, with amino-acid sequence MTTAVIILNWNGRKMLEEFLPSLIAHTPRQSARLIVADNGSTDDSVEFLRCQYPQVELILFPENYGFAEGYNRAIAQTECDCVVLLNSDVEVSEGWLDAPLALLQERSDVAAVQPKIRALRDKHAFEYAGAAGGYVDRWGYPFCRGRIFDTVETDTGQYDDIAEVFWASGAALFIRRQVYMAVGGLDPRFFAHQEEIDLCWRLHSRGWRIAVAPSSTVFHLGGGSLDMKNPRKVYLNFRNNLLMLYKNLPETALKPTMRIRALLDFLSAMVFLLTGKFRHMQAVVRARRDFLRMRPDFSASRSKNLLLGSIPAPMKPYSIVFQFYIRRRKIFSRLP; translated from the coding sequence ATGACAACCGCAGTCATCATTCTCAACTGGAACGGACGTAAGATGCTGGAGGAGTTCCTCCCCTCTCTTATAGCACATACACCGCGACAATCGGCTCGTCTTATCGTAGCCGATAATGGCTCCACGGACGACTCCGTGGAATTTCTGCGTTGCCAGTATCCACAGGTGGAACTGATCCTTTTCCCCGAGAACTACGGCTTTGCCGAAGGCTACAACCGTGCTATCGCACAGACCGAATGCGACTGCGTGGTACTGCTCAATAGCGATGTGGAAGTCTCCGAAGGATGGCTGGATGCTCCGCTCGCATTGCTCCAAGAGCGAAGCGATGTTGCCGCTGTCCAACCCAAAATCCGCGCTCTTCGAGACAAGCACGCGTTCGAGTACGCCGGTGCTGCCGGCGGCTATGTAGATCGTTGGGGTTATCCGTTCTGCCGTGGACGTATCTTCGATACGGTAGAAACTGATACCGGCCAATACGATGATATAGCAGAGGTATTCTGGGCTTCCGGTGCAGCCCTTTTCATCCGCAGACAGGTGTACATGGCGGTAGGAGGACTGGATCCCCGTTTTTTTGCTCATCAGGAGGAAATAGACCTCTGTTGGCGACTCCATAGCCGTGGCTGGCGTATAGCCGTAGCACCAAGTTCTACTGTTTTCCATTTGGGGGGAGGTAGCCTCGATATGAAAAATCCGCGCAAAGTGTATCTCAACTTCCGAAACAATCTGCTGATGCTGTACAAGAATTTGCCGGAAACAGCCCTCAAGCCCACCATGCGCATCCGCGCTCTACTGGATTTCCTCTCCGCCATGGTTTTCTTGCTCACCGGCAAATTCCGCCATATGCAGGCTGTTGTTCGTGCACGTCGCGACTTCCTTCGTATGCGACCGGACTTCTCCGCTTCCCGTTCCAAGAATCTTCTCCTCGGCTCTATCCCTGCACCGATGAAGCCTTATTCCATCGTCTTCCAATTTTATATCCGCCGGCGTAAAATATTCTCTCGCCTTCCTTAA
- the dxs gene encoding 1-deoxy-D-xylulose-5-phosphate synthase, giving the protein MMEVRPTTLIDHINSPADLRALKPEQLPQVCRELRRYILEVLSVTPGHLGSSLGAVDFTVALHYVFDTPYDRIVWDVGHQAYSHKILTGRREDFRHLRQWGGISGFPSPKESEYDTFPAGHASNSISAALGMAVASAAKDEKRKVIAVIGDGSMTGGMAFEGLNNASSFPNNLLIILNDNNMSIDRNVGGLNRYMVDILTSKTYNTIRYDLYKGLRKINLISETNRKNLLRFNNSFKALLARESNLFEGFSIRYFGPVDGNNVLRLVEVLNQIKDMAGPKILHLRTIKGKGYSPAEKQATIWHAPGEFDIKSGERKKGENKPEPPKFQDVFGHTLVELADRDERIVGVTPAMPTGCSMTFLMKKYPNRAYDVGIAEGHAVTFSAGLAKEGLIPFCNIYSSFIQRGYDQVIHDVALSGSHVVICLDRAGLVGEDGATHHGVFDMAFLRCVPDIVVASPLNEHELRNLMLTAYKGYDGPMVIRYPRGKGVLTDWRNTPRLVEIARGRCLTEGEAIAFLSIGPIGNMVQKVVERLAEKGVSAAHYDMVFLKPLDEEMLHGIAKKFDTIISVEDGCIQGGFGSAVMEFMADHDYHPRIRRVGVPDRFIGQGSVPEQYADCGMDADSLLHLTEELLLHP; this is encoded by the coding sequence ATGATGGAAGTCCGTCCAACGACTCTAATCGATCATATAAATTCTCCGGCTGATCTTCGCGCACTAAAACCTGAACAGTTGCCACAGGTATGCCGCGAACTCCGCCGCTATATTTTGGAAGTGCTGTCTGTGACGCCCGGTCATCTCGGCTCCAGCTTGGGCGCAGTGGACTTTACGGTGGCGCTGCACTACGTATTCGATACGCCCTACGACCGTATCGTCTGGGACGTGGGACATCAGGCTTACAGCCATAAGATCCTGACCGGCCGGCGCGAAGACTTCCGCCATTTGCGCCAATGGGGGGGCATCAGCGGTTTCCCCTCGCCTAAAGAAAGCGAATACGACACATTCCCTGCCGGACATGCTTCCAACTCTATCTCCGCAGCACTTGGAATGGCTGTGGCTTCGGCTGCCAAGGATGAGAAACGGAAGGTCATAGCCGTCATTGGAGACGGTTCCATGACGGGAGGTATGGCTTTTGAAGGGCTGAACAATGCATCGTCTTTCCCGAACAATCTGCTGATCATCCTCAATGACAACAACATGTCCATCGACAGGAATGTCGGAGGACTGAACCGCTATATGGTGGACATCCTCACCAGCAAGACGTATAATACGATTCGCTACGACCTTTATAAGGGCTTGCGAAAAATCAATCTGATCAGCGAGACGAACAGAAAAAATCTCCTGCGCTTCAACAACAGCTTCAAGGCACTACTGGCACGCGAGAGCAATTTATTCGAAGGATTCAGCATCCGCTATTTCGGCCCCGTCGATGGCAATAATGTGCTCCGCTTGGTGGAAGTACTCAATCAGATCAAGGATATGGCCGGGCCTAAGATCCTGCATCTGCGAACGATCAAAGGTAAGGGCTACTCTCCGGCCGAGAAGCAGGCTACGATCTGGCATGCACCGGGCGAATTCGACATCAAATCGGGAGAACGTAAGAAAGGAGAGAACAAGCCCGAGCCACCCAAGTTTCAGGATGTGTTCGGGCATACACTCGTGGAGCTGGCGGACAGAGACGAGCGTATCGTCGGGGTCACCCCGGCTATGCCGACAGGTTGCTCCATGACCTTCCTGATGAAGAAATACCCGAATAGGGCCTATGACGTGGGTATTGCCGAAGGGCATGCAGTCACTTTTTCGGCCGGTTTGGCCAAGGAAGGGTTGATCCCGTTTTGCAATATATACTCTTCTTTCATCCAGAGGGGATATGATCAGGTGATTCATGATGTAGCCCTGTCTGGTTCACACGTGGTGATTTGCCTCGATCGTGCCGGTCTGGTAGGCGAGGACGGTGCCACACACCACGGGGTGTTCGACATGGCTTTCCTCAGATGCGTACCGGACATCGTCGTGGCTTCTCCGCTGAACGAACACGAGCTGCGCAATCTGATGCTGACCGCATACAAGGGATATGACGGCCCGATGGTGATCCGTTACCCGCGTGGCAAAGGGGTGCTGACCGACTGGCGCAACACTCCGCGACTGGTCGAAATAGCGCGAGGACGCTGTCTGACGGAGGGCGAAGCTATAGCCTTCCTCTCCATAGGCCCCATAGGCAATATGGTACAGAAAGTGGTGGAACGGCTGGCTGAGAAAGGTGTATCTGCAGCCCACTACGATATGGTATTCCTCAAACCGCTTGACGAGGAGATGCTCCATGGCATTGCAAAGAAGTTCGATACGATCATCTCCGTCGAAGATGGTTGCATCCAAGGTGGTTTCGGATCGGCCGTCATGGAGTTTATGGCAGACCATGACTACCACCCACGCATCCGACGGGTGGGAGTCCCCGATCGCTTTATCGGGCAGGGATCTGTGCCCGAACAGTATGCAGACTGTGGCATGGATGCAGACTCTTTGTTGCACTTGACCGAAGAACTTCTGCTGCATCCGTAG
- a CDS encoding lysophospholipid acyltransferase family protein: MKATLSLSYYLLLGLTYMQAVLPLWMVRLQSRILAGLLHTVVRYRRKVVRDNLTRCFPEKSLQEIRRIERRFYYNFTYQILSSFKLLTYSQTQLRRHISFENLDVLIRLRAEGHPAILLMMGHFGNWEYFSGSQAIIKDLGLQIYQIFRPLKSTSSDRLMHRIRERFGSRGIAKHDVPRELLRLVRNPIPTETPLVIFIADQSPAYAGSYWTTFFGRETAFFNGTEKLGHKFSLPVVYMDVEKTGHDVFTGTIKLLHHPQDDSPEGSITEEYVRLMEATIRRDPSQWLWSHRRWKRPRLHNTRQP, translated from the coding sequence ATGAAAGCGACACTTTCCCTTTCCTATTATTTGCTGTTAGGCCTGACGTATATGCAGGCAGTGCTACCGCTATGGATGGTGCGGTTGCAGAGTCGTATCCTGGCAGGGCTGCTGCATACCGTCGTTCGCTATCGGAGAAAGGTGGTACGTGACAATCTGACTCGCTGTTTCCCTGAGAAATCTTTACAGGAAATACGCCGGATCGAACGACGGTTTTACTATAATTTCACGTATCAAATCTTGAGTTCCTTCAAGCTTCTGACTTATTCACAGACGCAACTCCGCCGCCACATCTCATTCGAAAATCTCGATGTCCTGATCCGCTTACGAGCCGAAGGGCACCCTGCCATTCTCCTGATGATGGGGCATTTCGGCAACTGGGAGTACTTTTCCGGCAGTCAGGCCATCATCAAAGATTTGGGCCTACAGATCTATCAGATCTTTCGCCCGTTGAAAAGTACTTCTTCCGACCGGCTCATGCATCGCATACGGGAGCGATTCGGTTCGCGTGGTATAGCCAAGCACGACGTGCCACGTGAACTGCTCCGACTCGTTCGCAATCCTATTCCGACAGAGACTCCACTGGTCATCTTCATCGCCGACCAAAGTCCGGCCTATGCCGGCTCATACTGGACTACCTTCTTCGGCAGAGAAACGGCTTTCTTCAATGGGACGGAGAAGCTCGGCCATAAGTTCTCTCTGCCGGTAGTCTACATGGATGTGGAGAAAACGGGGCACGATGTCTTCACCGGTACCATCAAGCTCTTGCACCATCCTCAGGATGACAGCCCCGAAGGAAGCATTACGGAAGAATATGTCCGCCTGATGGAGGCCACCATCCGTCGCGATCCGTCGCAATGGCTTTGGAGCCACCGCCGCTGGAAACGTCCCCGATTGCATAATACCCGACAACCATGA
- the mtaB gene encoding tRNA (N(6)-L-threonylcarbamoyladenosine(37)-C(2))-methylthiotransferase MtaB, with protein MTDAFIFENKKAAFLTLGCKLNFAETSTIGKALAEQGVRPVREGEKADICVINTCSVTELADKKCRNAIRKLHKEHPGALMIVTGCYAQLKPEEIARIDGVDIVLGADEKLDLVSILSQRPIQGFAEQTILTTPTKDIRKFQPGCSADDRTRHFLKVQDGCDYHCSYCTIPKARGRSRNGSIESLVRQAEAVAAEGGKEIVLTGVNIGDFGRSTGETFLDLLRALDQVEGIERYRIGSIEPNLLSDELIDFCASAHRIAPHFHMPLQSGSDDVLKLMRRRYDTALFRERVEHIRRALPHAFIGIDVIVGTRGEKPEFFEDCYSFLQDKISFSRLHVFSYSERPGTQALQIPYKVDAREKQRRSRRLLDLSDLRLGEFYRSQEGTHRRVLWEDVCHEGLMQGFTENYIRVAAPYAPDSVGKVEEIVLGKTDPSGEYMQTADTIFP; from the coding sequence ATGACAGATGCTTTCATCTTTGAAAACAAAAAAGCGGCTTTCCTGACTCTTGGCTGCAAACTGAATTTCGCAGAGACTTCGACCATCGGAAAAGCTCTCGCCGAGCAGGGTGTGCGCCCTGTGCGAGAGGGCGAAAAGGCCGATATATGCGTGATCAATACATGCTCCGTAACGGAGCTGGCCGATAAGAAATGCCGCAATGCCATCCGCAAGTTACATAAAGAGCATCCCGGTGCGTTGATGATCGTCACCGGCTGCTATGCCCAGCTCAAACCGGAGGAAATAGCTCGAATAGACGGAGTAGACATCGTACTGGGAGCCGATGAGAAGCTCGACCTCGTAAGTATTCTCAGCCAAAGACCGATACAGGGCTTTGCCGAGCAGACTATTCTCACGACCCCCACAAAGGATATTCGCAAATTTCAACCCGGCTGTTCGGCGGACGACCGTACACGCCATTTCCTCAAAGTGCAGGACGGATGCGACTACCACTGCTCTTACTGCACGATACCCAAAGCTCGCGGACGCAGCCGAAACGGGTCGATAGAGTCTCTCGTCCGACAGGCTGAGGCCGTAGCCGCAGAGGGAGGAAAGGAGATCGTACTTACGGGAGTCAATATAGGTGACTTCGGGCGCAGTACGGGGGAGACATTCCTCGATCTCTTGCGTGCTCTGGACCAAGTGGAAGGCATCGAGCGATACCGAATCGGTTCTATCGAACCAAATCTCCTCTCCGACGAACTTATTGACTTCTGTGCCTCGGCACACCGTATTGCTCCACATTTCCATATGCCGCTTCAGAGCGGATCCGACGATGTGCTCAAGCTCATGCGCCGTCGGTACGATACGGCTCTCTTTCGGGAGCGAGTGGAGCATATCCGCAGGGCATTGCCCCACGCCTTCATCGGGATAGATGTCATTGTAGGAACGAGAGGTGAGAAACCGGAATTCTTCGAGGATTGCTACAGCTTCCTGCAGGACAAGATTTCTTTCAGCCGCCTGCACGTTTTCTCCTATTCGGAGCGTCCCGGCACCCAGGCACTGCAAATACCTTATAAGGTAGATGCTCGCGAGAAGCAACGCCGTAGCCGCAGGCTGCTGGATCTGTCCGATCTTCGGCTTGGCGAGTTCTATCGCTCCCAAGAGGGTACGCACCGACGGGTGCTGTGGGAGGACGTTTGCCATGAAGGTCTGATGCAGGGTTTTACGGAGAACTACATCCGCGTAGCGGCTCCCTATGCCCCAGACTCGGTTGGTAAAGTGGAAGAGATCGTATTGGGCAAAACCGATCCAAGCGGAGAATATATGCAGACAGCCGATACCATATTCCCATGA
- the trkA gene encoding Trk system potassium transporter TrkA has protein sequence MNIVIAGAGEVGTHLAKMLSQEEQNIVLIDPNPKRLELAAMRSELLPQVGNPLSPSDLLQANVKYADLFISVMPEEADNILACALASRLGAGKTLARINNNEFLKPDMAQYFRDMGVHTMIYPELLAAREIVSTIKNPWARQYVELFDGALVLVGVKVREGAHIVGKYLHELTRTGNKIFHIVAIKRDLETIIPKGGTQVLHGDIVFFATAQNHLDEVRKLAGKDNPPVHKVVIMGGSRIAIRSIEMIPRNIQVAIIEKDKEKSMRISAIAPTNVQVYNGDGRDSDILIEAGLDQADVFIALTENSETNVLACLGAKRFGVFKTIAKEENIDYISLADRLDIGTLINKKLLAAGSIYRIFLGEDTSTVKCLTLANADVAELVAHRGAPVTKRPVKDLNIPEGITFGGMVRNGVPQMIHGDTVIEPYDHVVVFCLNTPLNILKDFFG, from the coding sequence ATGAATATTGTCATAGCCGGTGCCGGCGAGGTGGGCACACACTTGGCGAAAATGCTTTCGCAAGAGGAACAGAACATCGTCCTGATCGACCCCAATCCCAAACGATTGGAACTGGCCGCCATGCGTTCCGAGCTGCTCCCTCAGGTGGGCAATCCGCTTTCTCCTTCAGACTTGCTGCAGGCCAATGTGAAGTATGCCGATCTTTTCATCAGCGTGATGCCGGAGGAGGCGGACAACATTTTGGCCTGTGCCCTTGCCTCACGATTGGGAGCAGGAAAAACGCTGGCACGCATCAACAACAACGAATTCCTCAAACCCGACATGGCACAGTACTTCCGCGATATGGGAGTCCATACCATGATTTACCCCGAGCTGCTGGCTGCACGGGAGATAGTATCGACCATCAAAAACCCGTGGGCACGTCAATACGTGGAGTTGTTCGATGGGGCTTTGGTTCTGGTGGGTGTGAAGGTGCGTGAGGGTGCGCACATTGTTGGCAAATACCTTCATGAGCTGACCCGGACGGGAAATAAGATATTCCACATCGTCGCTATCAAGCGTGACCTTGAGACGATCATCCCGAAGGGGGGTACACAGGTACTGCACGGAGACATCGTATTCTTCGCCACGGCTCAAAACCACTTGGATGAAGTTCGCAAGCTCGCAGGCAAAGACAATCCGCCCGTCCACAAAGTGGTGATCATGGGAGGCAGTCGCATAGCTATCCGTTCCATAGAGATGATCCCGAGAAACATACAAGTGGCGATCATCGAGAAGGACAAGGAGAAAAGCATGCGGATCAGTGCCATCGCTCCGACCAACGTACAGGTGTACAACGGTGACGGACGCGACTCGGACATCCTCATAGAGGCCGGGTTGGATCAGGCCGATGTATTCATCGCTCTGACGGAAAATTCGGAGACGAATGTCCTCGCCTGCTTGGGAGCCAAGCGTTTCGGTGTATTCAAGACCATCGCCAAGGAAGAGAATATAGACTACATTTCATTGGCTGACCGCCTTGATATAGGCACGCTCATCAACAAAAAACTTTTGGCTGCCGGCTCCATCTACCGCATATTCCTTGGCGAAGATACGAGTACGGTGAAGTGCCTGACGCTGGCCAATGCCGATGTGGCCGAACTCGTGGCTCATCGCGGAGCACCCGTCACCAAAAGACCGGTGAAAGATCTGAACATTCCGGAGGGGATTACCTTCGGCGGCATGGTGCGCAACGGTGTCCCGCAAATGATCCATGGCGATACGGTGATCGAACCCTACGACCATGTAGTGGTATTCTGTCTGAATACACCACTGAATATTCTGAAAGACTTCTTCGGCTAA